A genomic region of Staphylococcus roterodami contains the following coding sequences:
- a CDS encoding ferrous iron transport protein A: protein MLNVRNGEKNKLYRIKQIDINNMNMLYRLSAFGLTDGSTIKIKQKCLFKGPCIIEINGQQLSIRHCDACCIALEE, encoded by the coding sequence ATGTTAAACGTTAGAAATGGTGAAAAGAATAAACTTTATAGAATTAAACAAATTGATATTAATAATATGAACATGCTTTATCGCTTAAGTGCATTCGGTTTGACAGATGGATCTACAATAAAGATTAAGCAAAAATGTTTGTTTAAAGGGCCATGTATCATTGAAATTAATGGTCAACAATTAAGCATTAGACATTGCGACGCATGTTGTATTGCACTTGAAGAATAG